DNA sequence from the Nicotiana tomentosiformis chromosome 3, ASM39032v3, whole genome shotgun sequence genome:
AAAAGTGAAACAATCTGTCTATATATATTCCGACACCCACCTTGGACTCCTGAAACTTAAGATACGCTATTTCTTATTGTTGTTTGTTCTTCCTAGTTTTCTGTCATTCACATTCTAAAAAGTGACTTTGTGCCATTTTTCTTCTCTGTCTTCAAGAAAGAAGGGAACCAATGGAGAAGAGTGCTAAATTTCGTCCCTCTGACACTGATCTGATAATGCAATTGTTGAAATTTGTGGCTGGAAAATGCTTACCAACTGAAGAATTGATTGTCTTTGCAGATGTTTACAGCAAAGAGCCATGGCAATTAACTGGAGACATGAATTCCAAGAAAACCCATTACTTTCTCACccaattgaagaagaagaagcccACTGATGCCCGATTCAACAGAACTACTGGTAATGGGACTTGGACACAGCAGAATAAAGGCAAGAAAATTCTTGATGAGGATGATAGTCTCATTATTGGGTATAAAAGAAGCTTGACTTACAAACACAAGAAAGACTCCTCTTTGAATGGCCGCTGGTTGATGATGGAGTATTTCTTGGCTGACTATCTTCTTCAGGAGTTGAAATCTGACGAAGCTAAAGAGTTTGTAATCTGTGCGATTAAGAAGAACCCCAGATCAGAAATCAGAGGAAACGGTATTGCTACTATTGTAGAGTATAAGAGGTTCATTGATCGTGTCTTGCAAGAAGGGGTTCATCTCCAAACCCCTTCAGAACAGAGTACTATGATTTTGTCTAAGTTGGAGAGTACCTCGTCTGATGTTTTCTCTATGGGACAACTAGAATCAAAAGATGGAATGTTGGTTATTATAAATCAGACTGATTCTGATGAATTCTTTGTAATGGTGAACGTGGAAAATCAAGAATGCTATTATCAGGAAGGTGATGAGGAGGAAGTTGATTGGGAATCTATATTGGATTTTGGGGATCACGGTTCAGTGCAGAATGACTTGCTATACTAATTCTGGAAAATTGAAGCTTGGTAGATTTTTGAAAAGGGTATTTttattcttgagtttctttgaaatcCAAGACAACTTTTTAAATTAGGGTACTTTTAACTGGGATATTTGTGAAATCTTAGGAGCATGATTCTGACATTGACTTATTGGATATTTAGATTATGTTGGTGTTAGAATAACAACCAACACATTTTTTCATCATCGATTTTGTGCAGTGTAGATGATGTTGTCATTTTCTCTGTGACTCTTAGAGTCCATTCTTATTGTTTATAATGAAAAGTTCAATTATGAAAGATGCTCTTTTTTATTTTGCTTTTGCTCATTTGTCGATGTCCTGTTTCTTTGATCTGTTTGACGTTTTCTCTTGATGTTCTGTTTTATGTTTTTTTGTTTAAAGAATTTTGTTGTTTCACTATTTTTGGGTTGTTGGTGTAGGATCACTCTTCTTATTATCTGTGATATCAAGCTGCTAAAAATAAGACAACAAGAGCAACTAAGAGAAGTCGGATTAGTGAAACAAGATCAAAAGATGAGTGTAGGAGGCTTGAAGATGAGTCTTAAGAAGTGACAACAGAATGCATTGACCACTGATGTTGAGCTATGCATTTTTTGGCATCTGAAAGTAATACTTCCTCAAGTTCGATATCCTTACTTATTCGACCACTTTCTCCAACTTCTAGCATTATATTTAGAAACAAATTCATCTTCTTTTTCTATAGGGACCTAGCGTAGGTACCAGAAAGAGAATAACTTACAACCTGGAAAATTCAAATTTAGAAAAGGGATATGGAAGCTTCAGAGTTTTAAAGTGGAGGAGAAAATAGATTTGTGATTCAGAAAAGGGATGTTGTGTTTTTTCTTCCTTATATCGACACTGTATCCGATTACTGACTTGGAAATCACCTTTTAAGTATTAATTTATGATTGAGAGGTGGAAAATTCTTTAAACTTTTTCAGTCCTTTTCTATATCTAAAGTCATAGTTAAATCCTCCTAGGATGGTTGCCTTGTCAATATTCAATGCTAGTCATACTTGTTCATCTAATTTTTACATGTTTTCTTACTGAAGTTGATTTACTTGGTTATCACACTAAGATACTACTCTCCCCTTTGTATTCTTTATGAAGCTAGCTTCTACTTTTATGTCTGCATTGCATAGAGTGATGGCGACGGGGCAAGATCGAGCATTACGCAGTATTGTCACATGTTTGGAAGACTGGTTTTGATATCAGTGGGACAATTCTTGATGATCACGCTATTCGTGTGGATTTGGATTGGGGATTTCAAAGAAGGTAGACAATGGGGCCACG
Encoded proteins:
- the LOC104121593 gene encoding NAC domain-containing protein 41-like, with product MEKSAKFRPSDTDLIMQLLKFVAGKCLPTEELIVFADVYSKEPWQLTGDMNSKKTHYFLTQLKKKKPTDARFNRTTGNGTWTQQNKGKKILDEDDSLIIGYKRSLTYKHKKDSSLNGRWLMMEYFLADYLLQELKSDEAKEFVICAIKKNPRSEIRGNGIATIVEYKRFIDRVLQEGVHLQTPSEQSTMILSKLESTSSDVFSMGQLESKDGMLVIINQTDSDEFFVMVNVENQECYYQEGDEEEVDWESILDFGDHGSVQNDLLY